A single Gasterosteus aculeatus chromosome 2, fGasAcu3.hap1.1, whole genome shotgun sequence DNA region contains:
- the arhgef25a gene encoding rho guanine nucleotide exchange factor 25 isoform X7 has product MKGGHHHHRHHRGCGCQHLFRKVLVKCGCCYARVRDSYSAAGSEGSISTSVASLPPQASGSSAPSSPGSRRSVSTLKKWLTNPVRKLSVGAKGEREVRKLEGKPPPPPPHSHSQDLGSPPRLDETFIILPVTHRELEWKDGLASPEDLSPATLQSPGCITDSLIGCTSLPNTQDTQSTSVLPDDSSSVLMDDTSSQWSAVADTEEERRSALEKSMYVLQELIETEKHYVVDLGLIVEGYMSTMHSKGIPEDMKGKDKIVFGNIHQIFDWHKDYFFGEVEKCIAEPERLAQLFIKHERRLHMYVVYCQNKPKSEHIVSEYIETYFEELRQQLGHRLQLNDLLIKPVQRIMKYQLLLKDFLKYYTKAGMDTEELEKAVEVMCFVPKRCNDMMNVGRLQGFEGKITAQGKLLQQDTFTVTEQDSGFLSRAKERRIFLFEQLVIFSEPIDRKKGFSLPGYIFKNSIKVSCLGVEPSVDGDDARFVLTARNPDASVVRFLLQASSPEICRAWFNDVVQILESQRNFLNALQSPIEYQRRESKSNSLGRSMRPPLSAASALRPHSSASIDRHKLPSLHSHNTSLPTLYLPSQGQGQGASEAFSLQEPTVVQPCRADPCTVSPSHVQLGFTDQPNCPAVSNGLYTHTTQIAQRAGEGCRRGQAADGGSQPSLSGPSAGRRPSILAQLAEDDL; this is encoded by the exons ACTCATACTCAGCAGCAGGCAGTGAGGGCAGCATCTCCACCTCCGTGGCGTCGCTCCCCCCGCAGGCATCGGGCAGCTCGGCTCCGAGCTCCCCGGGCTCCAGGCGCTCCGTGAGCACGCTGAAGAAGTGGCTCACCAACCCCGTCCGCAAACTCAGCGTGGGGGCCAAAGGGGAGCGCGAGGTCCGCAAACTGGAAGGAaagcctccgcctcctccgccgcaCAGCCACAGCCAGGACCTGGGCAGCCCCCCGAGACTTGATGAGACCTTCATCATCCTGCCTGTCACCCATAGAGAACTA gagTGGAAAGATGGCCTGGCGAGCCCAGAAGACCTGTCCCCGGCTACACTGCAGTCCCCCGGCTGCATAACTGACTCGCTGATTGGCTGCACGTCACTGCCGAACACTCAG GACACTCAGTCCACCAGTGTTTTGCCAGATGACAGCAGCTCCGTCTTGATGGACGACACCTCCAGCCAATGGTCAGCTGTGGCTGacactgaggaggagaggaggagcgccTTAGAGAAAAGCAT GTATGTACTGCAGGAGCTTATTGAGACAGAGAAGCACTATGTGGTGGACTTGGGGCTCATAGTGGAG GGCTACATGTCCACAATGCACTCCAAAGGTATACCGGAGGACATGAAGGGAAAAGACAAGATTGTTTTTGGAAACATTCACCAGATATTTGACTGGCATAAAGA CTACTTCtttggagaggtggagaagtgTATAGCAGAGCCTGAGAGGCTGGCTCagctcttcattaaacat GAGAGGCGTctgcatatgtatgttgtgtaCTGTCAGAACAAGCCCAAGTCGGAACATATCGTATCGGAGTATATTGAGACTTACTTTGAG GAGTTGCGCCAGCAGCTGGGCCACCGGCTGCAGCTCAACGACCTGCTCATCAAACCTGTCCAGAGGATCATGAAGTACCAGCTGCTGCTCAAG GACTTCCTGAAGTATTACACCAAAGCTGGGATGGacacagaggagctggag AAAGCGGTAGAAGTGATGTGCTTTGTGCCAAAGCGTTGCAATGACATGATGAATGTGGGCAGACTGCAAGGCTTCGAG GGGAAGATCACAGCCCAGGGCAAACTGCTCCAGCAAGACACCTTCACTGTGACCGAGCAGGACAGCGGGTTCTTGTCCCGAGCCAAGGAACGGCGGATCTTCCTGTTCGAACAGCTGGTCATCTTCAGCGAGCCCATAGACAGGAAGAAGGGTTTCTCACTCCCCGGATACATCTTTAAGAACAGCATCAAG GTGAGCTGCCTGGGGGTGGAGCCCAGTGTGGACGGTGACGACGCCCGCTTTGTGCTGACAGCGCGCAACCCCGATGCAAGCGTGGTGCGCTTCCTGTTGCAGGCCTCCTCCCCCGAGATCTGCAGGGCCTGGTTCAATGACGTGGTTCAGATCTTGGAGAGCCAGCGCAACTTCCTCAATG CCTTACAGTCACCTATTGAGTACCAGCGACGAGAGAGCAAGTCTAATAGCCTGGGCCGCAGCATGAGGCCTCCTTTGTCTGCCGCCAGCGCCCTGCGGCCGCACTCTTCTGCCTCCATTGACCGGCATAAGCTGCCCTCCCTCCACTCTCACAACACCTCCCTGCCCACACTCTACCTGCCCAGCCAGGGCCAGGGCCAAGGAGCCAGCGAGGCATTCTCCCTGCAGGAA cccACTGTGGTCCAGCCATGCCGCGCCGACCCCTGCACTGTTTCTCCGTCGCACGTCCAACTGGGATTCACTGATCAACCAAACTGTCCGGCTGTGTCAAACGGGCTGTACACACATACCACACAAATTGCACAG agagcaggagagggcTGCCGAAGGGGTCAGGCCGCTGATGGCGGCAGCCAGCCTTCGCTTTCGGGCCCCTCAGCTGGACGGCGCCCCAGCATTCTGGCACAGCTGGCTGAGGACGACCTTTGA